From Bacillus sp. FSL K6-3431, the proteins below share one genomic window:
- a CDS encoding DUF350 domain-containing protein encodes MDSFWENSFVQTAGYYSVTVLCVVMFLFIFEIVTKYNNWDEIKKGNLSVAMATGGKIFGISNIFRHSILHHDSLFVMIGWGVYGFFLLLTGYFIFEFLTPKFKIDKEIENDNRAVGFLSMVISIGLSYVIGAGIN; translated from the coding sequence ATGGACTCTTTTTGGGAAAATTCGTTTGTACAGACTGCGGGCTATTATAGTGTGACAGTGCTTTGTGTTGTGATGTTTTTATTTATTTTTGAAATTGTAACAAAATATAATAATTGGGATGAGATAAAAAAGGGGAATCTTTCCGTTGCTATGGCAACTGGTGGAAAAATATTTGGGATTTCGAATATCTTTAGGCATTCCATTCTTCATCATGATTCATTATTTGTTATGATTGGCTGGGGAGTATATGGTTTTTTTCTACTACTAACTGGTTACTTTATATTTGAATTTTTAACTCCAAAATTTAAAATTGATAAAGAAATAGAAAATGATAACCGCGCTGTCGGTTTTCTATCGATGGTCATATCAATAGGACTGTCGTATGTAATTGGCGCCGGAATAAACTAA
- a CDS encoding AMP-binding protein: METKPWLNLYPDAISPTLNYEHKPVHSYLTEAAEKYPDKVAVHFMGKELTFKEVYECALKMANYLQDIGIKKGDRVAIMLPNCPQAVISYYGILYVGGIVVQTNPLYTERELEYQMKDSGAEAIIGLDLLYPRISKTMKNTNLKNIIVTAIKDYLPFPKNMIYPFIQKRQSGVVVNVKHEGSQHLFKKVMAEGKVESLQTEFDFENDLALLQYTGGTTGYPKGVMLTHKNLVANATACDAWLYKAKKGEEKILGVLPFFHVYGMTTVLILAIMQGYKMILVPKFDVETTLKAIHKLRPTIFPGAPTIYIGLLSHPELKKYDLTSVTSCLSGSAPLPFEVQQGFEKVTGGKLVEGYGLTESSPVTHANFLWEEKRSKGSIGVPWPDTDSIIISAETGVAAVPGEIGEIAVKGPQIMKGYWNRPEDTAATFKDGWLLTGDMGYMDEEGFFYIVDRKKDMIIAGGYNIYPREIEVVLYEHPAIQEMVVAGVPDPYRGETVKAYIVLKEGASVTEEELDAFARKYLAAYKVPKVYEFREELPKTAVGKILRRVLIDEEKKKMADDKKLG; encoded by the coding sequence ATGGAAACGAAACCGTGGTTAAACCTCTATCCTGACGCTATATCGCCGACGTTGAATTATGAACATAAGCCAGTTCATTCATATTTAACGGAAGCAGCCGAAAAGTATCCTGATAAAGTAGCTGTGCATTTTATGGGCAAGGAACTAACTTTTAAGGAAGTGTATGAATGTGCGTTGAAGATGGCCAATTATTTACAGGATATTGGGATCAAAAAAGGCGATCGAGTTGCTATCATGCTACCGAATTGTCCACAGGCTGTGATCAGTTATTATGGGATTTTGTATGTAGGGGGAATCGTTGTTCAAACAAATCCACTCTATACGGAACGGGAACTGGAATATCAAATGAAAGATTCCGGCGCGGAAGCAATTATTGGACTCGATCTGTTATATCCTCGTATTTCTAAAACAATGAAAAATACTAATCTCAAAAACATCATTGTAACCGCTATCAAAGATTATTTACCATTTCCTAAAAATATGATCTATCCATTTATTCAGAAAAGGCAATCTGGAGTCGTTGTAAACGTCAAGCATGAAGGCAGCCAGCATTTATTTAAGAAAGTGATGGCAGAAGGAAAAGTAGAATCGCTACAAACAGAGTTTGACTTTGAAAATGATCTCGCCTTACTACAATATACAGGTGGTACAACTGGATACCCAAAAGGTGTCATGCTTACTCATAAAAACCTAGTTGCCAATGCAACAGCTTGTGATGCATGGCTATACAAGGCGAAAAAAGGAGAAGAAAAAATTCTTGGTGTTTTGCCGTTTTTCCATGTATATGGGATGACGACTGTTTTGATTTTAGCGATTATGCAAGGGTATAAAATGATCCTAGTACCAAAATTTGATGTAGAAACAACGTTAAAAGCAATTCATAAATTACGTCCTACTATATTCCCTGGAGCACCAACCATTTATATTGGACTCTTAAGTCATCCAGAGTTAAAAAAGTATGATCTTACTTCCGTAACATCCTGTCTAAGTGGTTCTGCCCCACTTCCATTCGAAGTTCAGCAAGGGTTTGAAAAGGTCACGGGTGGTAAGCTTGTTGAAGGTTATGGACTAACAGAATCTTCGCCAGTTACACATGCAAACTTTTTATGGGAAGAAAAGAGATCAAAAGGAAGTATTGGCGTACCTTGGCCAGATACAGATTCGATCATTATTTCAGCAGAAACGGGAGTAGCGGCAGTACCTGGGGAAATAGGTGAAATTGCGGTAAAAGGTCCGCAGATCATGAAAGGGTACTGGAATAGGCCAGAGGATACAGCTGCAACTTTTAAAGATGGTTGGTTGTTGACAGGTGACATGGGTTATATGGACGAAGAGGGATTCTTTTATATCGTCGATAGGAAGAAAGATATGATTATTGCTGGGGGATATAATATTTATCCGCGTGAAATAGAAGTGGTACTTTATGAACATCCTGCCATACAAGAAATGGTCGTAGCGGGAGTGCCAGATCCATACCGTGGTGAAACAGTTAAGGCATATATCGTACTTAAAGAAGGGGCAAGCGTAACGGAAGAAGAACTTGATGCATTTGCAAGAAAGTATTTGGCGGCCTATAAAGTGCCGAAAGTGTATGAATTCCGCGAAGAATTGCCAAAGACAGCAGTAGGTAAGATTTTAAGGCGTGTATTAATTGATGAAGAGAAAAAGAAAATGGCGGACGACAAGAAGCTCGGATAA
- a CDS encoding endonuclease MutS2, which yields MNDKILKTLEFNKIIAEMEGFASSSLGVKKVQALKPSTDFEEVVKWQEETDESANVLRLKGHAPLSGIFDIKPHIKRAQIGGILNAVELVQTASTIYASRMMKNFIDDLLENEVDIPILEEKTTKMADLTPLERQIKQAVDDNGDVLDSASDTLRNIRQKRRRNEGRIREKLESLTRSRNAQKMLSDAIVTIRNDRYVIPVKQEYRSHYNGIVHDQSSSGQTLFIEPQVVVELNNELKELQLKEKQEIDRILAELSAEVAIGSEDLLTIVYTMAELDFMFTKARYSKEIKGSSPKINQNGVIRLNKARHPLLPIDEVVANDVILGTDFSTIVITGPNTGGKTIALKTVGLCTLMGQAGMHIPAMEDSEIAVFKEVFADIGDEQSIEQSLSTFSSHMVNIVDILKQVDHESLVLFDELGSGTDPQEGAALAISILDDVYQRGARMIATTHYPELKAYGYNRPGVTNASVEFNIETLRPTYKLLIGVPGRSNAFEISRRLGLSDSVITHAKSMIDSESNEVEKMIVSLEDSRREAERDYEEAHDYLKSTEKLHQELQQQVIEFDERKQALYEKAEEKAAKIIEKAKVEAEEVMKELRQMRFENGSQVKEHKLIEARRRLNTAVPNGEKGKTTVANNKQKREFQPGDEVKVTTFGQKGHLIENLGGTDWQVQIGIMKMKVNEKDLEFIKAEQKKETKPLATIKGRDYHVNLELDLRGERFEAALSRVEKYIDDALLANYPRVSIIHGKGTGALRTGVTEYLKQHRSVKRIRLGEAGEGGSGVTIVEFK from the coding sequence ATGAACGATAAAATTTTAAAAACACTAGAATTTAATAAGATTATTGCTGAGATGGAAGGCTTTGCTTCATCTAGTCTTGGTGTTAAAAAAGTTCAGGCACTAAAACCATCTACAGATTTTGAAGAGGTAGTTAAATGGCAGGAAGAAACAGACGAGTCTGCAAATGTGCTAAGACTAAAAGGACATGCTCCTCTTAGTGGGATTTTCGATATAAAACCACATATTAAACGGGCGCAAATTGGTGGGATACTAAATGCAGTTGAACTAGTACAAACAGCAAGCACGATCTATGCAAGCAGAATGATGAAAAACTTTATTGATGATCTGCTAGAAAATGAAGTGGATATTCCTATTTTAGAAGAGAAAACAACTAAGATGGCAGATCTTACACCATTAGAGCGTCAAATCAAACAGGCAGTTGATGACAATGGAGATGTGCTTGATTCTGCAAGTGACACGCTGCGAAATATTCGCCAGAAAAGAAGAAGAAATGAAGGTAGAATTAGAGAGAAATTAGAAAGTCTCACTCGATCTAGAAATGCCCAAAAAATGTTGTCGGATGCAATTGTGACAATTAGAAATGATCGTTATGTAATCCCAGTGAAACAGGAATATCGTTCACATTATAATGGTATTGTTCATGATCAATCCTCATCAGGCCAAACTCTATTTATTGAGCCGCAGGTAGTAGTTGAGCTAAACAATGAGCTGAAAGAACTGCAATTGAAAGAAAAACAAGAAATCGATCGGATATTGGCCGAACTTTCAGCGGAAGTGGCAATTGGATCAGAAGATTTACTAACCATTGTTTATACAATGGCGGAACTTGATTTTATGTTCACAAAAGCACGATATAGTAAGGAAATAAAAGGCTCAAGTCCTAAGATTAATCAAAATGGTGTAATACGTCTTAATAAGGCACGTCATCCACTGCTACCAATTGATGAGGTGGTAGCCAATGATGTCATACTAGGAACGGACTTTTCGACGATTGTTATTACTGGTCCAAATACAGGAGGAAAGACAATTGCGCTTAAAACAGTTGGTCTATGCACATTAATGGGGCAGGCAGGAATGCATATTCCAGCTATGGAAGATTCAGAAATTGCCGTATTTAAGGAAGTATTTGCTGATATTGGTGATGAACAATCAATCGAGCAAAGTTTAAGTACTTTTTCTTCCCATATGGTGAACATCGTTGATATTTTAAAACAGGTAGATCATGAAAGCCTAGTTTTATTTGATGAACTTGGATCAGGAACAGATCCGCAAGAAGGAGCGGCACTAGCAATTTCTATTCTTGATGATGTTTATCAGCGGGGAGCACGAATGATTGCAACTACCCATTATCCAGAACTAAAAGCGTATGGCTATAATCGTCCAGGGGTTACGAATGCAAGCGTCGAGTTTAATATCGAAACATTACGTCCTACGTACAAACTATTGATTGGGGTGCCTGGTCGAAGTAATGCTTTTGAAATTTCGCGAAGGCTTGGGCTTTCAGATAGTGTAATTACACATGCAAAATCAATGATTGATTCGGAAAGTAATGAAGTAGAGAAAATGATTGTTTCGTTAGAAGATAGCCGTCGTGAGGCGGAGCGAGATTACGAAGAAGCCCACGATTATCTAAAAAGCACAGAGAAGCTGCATCAGGAGTTACAACAACAAGTGATTGAGTTTGATGAACGTAAACAAGCCTTATATGAAAAAGCAGAAGAAAAAGCTGCCAAAATTATTGAAAAAGCAAAAGTCGAAGCAGAAGAAGTAATGAAAGAACTTCGACAAATGCGTTTCGAAAACGGTTCGCAAGTAAAAGAACATAAACTCATTGAGGCAAGACGTAGATTGAATACTGCTGTGCCAAATGGAGAAAAAGGTAAAACTACAGTAGCGAATAATAAGCAAAAACGTGAGTTTCAGCCAGGAGATGAAGTGAAAGTTACGACATTTGGACAAAAAGGACATCTCATTGAAAATCTCGGTGGCACGGATTGGCAAGTACAAATTGGTATTATGAAAATGAAAGTAAATGAAAAAGATTTAGAGTTTATCAAAGCGGAACAAAAGAAAGAAACAAAGCCACTTGCAACGATTAAAGGTAGAGATTACCATGTCAATTTAGAACTTGATCTTCGAGGCGAGCGTTTTGAAGCTGCTTTAAGTAGAGTAGAAAAATATATTGACGATGCGTTGTTAGCAAACTATCCACGTGTCTCGATTATACACGGCAAAGGAACAGGGGCGCTTCGAACGGGAGTCACAGAATATTTGAAACAACATCGGTCTGTCAAACGTATAAGATTGGGAGAAGCTGGTGAAGGCGGCAGTGGCGTGACAATAGTAGAATTTAAATAG